A genomic stretch from Gorilla gorilla gorilla isolate KB3781 chromosome 20, NHGRI_mGorGor1-v2.1_pri, whole genome shotgun sequence includes:
- the LOC109024170 gene encoding putative protein ZNF321, whose protein sequence is MMKVFSSTAQGNREVIHTGTLQRHESHHIRDFCFQEIEKDIHNFEFQWREDERNGHEAPMTEIKELTGSTDRHDQRHAGNKPIKGQLGSSFHSHLPEHIFQPEWEIGNQVEKSIINASLILTSQRISCSPKTHISNNYGNNSLHSSLLTQKMGSTHERKIFPM, encoded by the coding sequence ATGATGAAGGTGTTCTCATCCACAGCACAAGGCAATAGAGAAGTGATCCACACAGGGACATTGCAAAGACATGAAAGTCATCACATTAGAGATTTTTGCTTCCAGGAAATTGAGAAAGATATTCATAACTTTGAGTTTCAGTGGCGAGAAGATGAAAGAAATGGTCACGAAGCACCCATGACAGAAATCAAAGAGTTGACTGGTAGTACAGACCGACATGATCAAAGGCATGCTGGAAACAAGCCTATTAAAGGTCAGCTTGGATCCAGCTTTCATTCGCATCTGCCTGAACACATATTTCAGCCCGAATGGGAAATTGGTAATCAAGTTGAGAAGTCTATCATCAATGCCTCCTTAATTTTGACATCCCAAAGAATTTCTTGTAGTCCCAAAACCCATATTTCTAATAACTATGGGAATAATTCCCTCCATTCTTCATTACTCACACAAAAAATGGGAAGTACACATGAGAGAAAAATCTTTCCAATGTAA